A single Dunckerocampus dactyliophorus isolate RoL2022-P2 chromosome 2, RoL_Ddac_1.1, whole genome shotgun sequence DNA region contains:
- the cby1 gene encoding protein chibby homolog 1 isoform X2, which produces MSLKLPLFGKTFSPKKIPPRKSASLSSLHTLDRSTREIELGLEYGPPIMNVGGHTLKFEDGQWITESGGNVSVREVERLKKRNIQLEEENNVLKLKIEILLDMLTQSTVDYHLMEKEVQEITPLH; this is translated from the exons ATGTCCCTGAAGCTCCCACTATTTGGGAAGACGTTCAGTCCGAAGAAGATTCCTCCAAGGAAATCAGCATCGTTGTCAAGTCTTCATACA TTAGACCGTTCCACACGGGAAATTGAGCTGGGCCTTGAGTATGGACCGCCTATAATGAACGTTGGAGGACATACATTGAAATTTGAAGATGGACAGTGGATAACAG AATCCGGTGGAAATGTATCTGTGAGGGAAGTGGAGCGGCTCAAGAAAAGAAATATACAGCTAGAGGAGGAGAACAATGTTCTAAAATTAAAGATTGAAATTCTTCTTGACATG CTGACACAGTCCACAGTAGATTACCACCTGATGGAGAAAGAA
- the cby1 gene encoding protein chibby homolog 1 isoform X1, whose amino-acid sequence MEDLKMSLKLPLFGKTFSPKKIPPRKSASLSSLHTLDRSTREIELGLEYGPPIMNVGGHTLKFEDGQWITESGGNVSVREVERLKKRNIQLEEENNVLKLKIEILLDMLTQSTVDYHLMEKEVQEITPLH is encoded by the exons ATGGAG GATCTCAAAATGTCCCTGAAGCTCCCACTATTTGGGAAGACGTTCAGTCCGAAGAAGATTCCTCCAAGGAAATCAGCATCGTTGTCAAGTCTTCATACA TTAGACCGTTCCACACGGGAAATTGAGCTGGGCCTTGAGTATGGACCGCCTATAATGAACGTTGGAGGACATACATTGAAATTTGAAGATGGACAGTGGATAACAG AATCCGGTGGAAATGTATCTGTGAGGGAAGTGGAGCGGCTCAAGAAAAGAAATATACAGCTAGAGGAGGAGAACAATGTTCTAAAATTAAAGATTGAAATTCTTCTTGACATG CTGACACAGTCCACAGTAGATTACCACCTGATGGAGAAAGAA